The DNA segment GGAAAAATGGTTAAATTTTTACTTTTTATAGTGTTGGCTTATGTAGCATATAAGCTTTTTACAAGGTCTAATAAAAATGAGGTAGAAGTCAAAGATACCTCTAAGAATGAAACCCCAGTAGAATTGGTAAAAGATCCTACATGCGGTACTTTTGTGGAAAAGACTAGCAATATAAAAGTAAAGTATTATGATAATCTATACTATTTTTGTTCTGAAGATTGCAGGCAAAAGTTTATAGAAAAGATGAAACAAGAGGGATGATATGCAAATTTTTCTTGATACTGCAAATTTAGAGGAAATAAGAAAAGGTGTTGAGCTTGGCGTAATTGATGGTGTTACCACAAATCCAAGTTTGGTGGCTAAGGAGAAAAAAGATTTTAAAATACTTGTCAAAGAGATATGTGATCTTGTAAAGGCTCCTGTAAGTGCTGAAGTGATCTCTCTTGATTGTGAAGGGATGGTGAAGGAGGCAGTAGAGCTTGTTGGTATAAGTGAACATGTAGTAATTAAAATACCTTTTACTGCTGAAGGGCTTAGGGCTACCCAGATTCTTTTTGAAAAAAACATAAAGGTTAATATGACGTTAATCTTTTCGCTGAATCAAGCTTTGTTGGCTTGTAAAGCTGGTGCGAGATATATAAGCCCCTTTGTGGGTAGGTTGGATGATATTGGCCATAATGGGTTTGGTTTGGCAATAGATTGTCAGAATATGATAGATAGTTATGGATTTGGTTGTGAAGTAATAGCTGCCAGTATTAGGCATCCCAATCATGTGGTTACAGCTATTCAACATGGGATAGATATTGTTACTATACCGTATCCTATTTTAGAACAGATGATGAAGCACCCTTTAACTGATATTGGTATTGAAAAGTTTTTGTCAGATTGGAAAAAGACAAGTATTTAATATGCGTTGGACGGTGGTTAGACCACCGTTTTTTTAAAACGATGGTGGATAATTGACCCAAAGTACTTCGGTTATACCATCGTGGGCATTTTTCCATGAGTGGGGAACGGTGGATTTGTAAACTGCGGAATCCCCTTCCTCCAGTATGAAATGTTCTCCATCTACGACGATTTCTAATTTCCCTTTCATAACATAAGCAAATTCTTCACCTGTATGGCTATGCTGTTCTTTTCCACTGAAGGCCCCGGGTTCTAAAATCATATAAAGGGCCTGTAATTCTGAATCACTAAACTGCGGTCTTAGAAGCTCATAGATTACTTTCGATTTAGGGTTTGTCATTCTGTTTCTATCGCCTTTTTTTACGATGATCCGTTGGTTTTTGGATGGTGTTTCAAAAAAGTACATCATATTTACATCTAAAGCATCTGCGATCTTTTTGAGGGAAGATACAGTAGGAGAAACGAGATCCCTTTCCACTTGTGATAAAAAGCCAAGGGAGCACCCGGAGATTTTTGATAGTTGCCTTAATGTAAGATTTTTTTTCAACCTAAGTTCTACTATTTTTTTGCCAATGCTCATGTGTTCATTTTATAAAACATTTTAAAGTTTGTCAATAACTATTTTTTCTTTATTATGTGGGAAATAATAAGATTTTTTGGGCGATAAACTGTTCATTTAATTTTATTGTTTTTTTACAGGTTTAAGTATAACTTTATTATTTTAAACAGAACAGAAAATTTAATTTCTAATAAAAGTTATGGTGTGTTTTTTACTGGAGATAAATAAAAAAATGTTTGACAAAGTGTTTTAGTTTGGGTATAAGGGAGTTCATAATTTAGAACTTAAAACAAAATAACATGTTAGGAGGTAGTATGAAAAAAGTTGTACTTTCTGGAGTGGTTGCAGCTATGTTGGGTCTTAGCAGTGTAGCTTTTGCAGCTGGTGAGCTTTCATTGGGTATTCAGGGGCCAGAGACAGGTAATTTGGCAACATATGGTCAGAAGACATTAGCTGGTGCTAAGTTGGCTGTTGATGAGATTAATGCTGCTGGTGGTATAAATGGGAAAACGTTGAAACTCATCAATTATGATAGCAGAGGTGATAAGGCTGAATCTGCAAACATCATTCAGAGGTTCATCAATAAAGACAAGGTTTGTGGTGTTATAGGCGAACCTACTTCGGGAGCCACCTTTGTTATTGGACCTATAGCAAACAAGGCATCATTACCTGTTATATCTGCTGGTGCTACTGCTGACGGAGTTGTTGAGGGGAAACCTTTTGTTTTTAGAAATACTTTGTTAGATTCTGATGGTGCTCCTGCTACGCTCAAATATTTGATGGATTCTAAGAAGTGGAAAAACTTTGTTTTGATTACTTCTGTTAATAACGATTATAGCGTATCAATGTCTAAGATCTTCACAAATGCTGCTAAAAAGTTTGGGGCTAACATAGTGGGTGAGCAAAAAGTATCCGATGGTGACAAAGATTTTTCTGCTCAGGTAACGGCTATTAAAAACCTTAAATTTGATGCGATTCTTTATACTGGATATTATCCAGAGGCTGCACTCTTACTTCTTGAGCTGAGGAAGCAAGGGATAAATGCACCGATAGTCGGTGGTGATGGTTTGCTTTCCCCAGATCTCTGGAAAGTTGCTAAAGATGCCGCTCTTGGATCCATTATTTATGCTGGTTTCTCACCAGAGGCCAAAGCTAAAAAAGTTCAAGAGTTTGTAGAAAAGATGAAGTCTCGTGGTGAGGCTGACATGTTCTCTGCTCAGGGTTATGATGCTGTGTATCTTTTTGCTGAGGCTATGAAGAAAGCTAAGGTGACAAACTGTGAGGATGTTAAACAAAGAACAGCTATAAAAGATGCTTTAGCAAAAATGCCTGAATTTGATGGTGTAAGTGGTAAGATGAAGTTTGATAAAGAAGGTAACGCTATCAAAAAACCTTTTATTCAGGAAGTGGCAAAAAGAGCTAATGGTGAATACTATCTTAAGTTGTTGAACGAGTAATTTATGTATATGTTGGGGGTGTTACCCCCAACTTTTTTAGTAATACCTTATAATCTAAAAATCAAATCATAAGGAGATACTGTGCTTAGCTCACTTTATCAACAGATTTTGAATGGAATTACGGTTGGTAGTATTTACTCCCTTGTGGCCTTGGGATATACCATGGTTTATGGTATAATTAAGCTAATAAATTTTGCCCATGGTGATATCTTTATGGTAGGGGCGTTTATTGGTTTGGTTCTTTCTCTTAAGTTTGGTGCTAATTTTATATTGGTGATATTTTTTGCGATGGTGTTAACATCTTTTCTGGGAGTTTTGGTGGAAAAAATTGCCTATAATCCTTTGAGAAACAGGAATTCGGCGAGGATATCTGCTTTGATAAGTGCTATTGGTGTTTCTATCTTTATTTCAAACTTAGTAGTGCTCATTAACGGCCCTCAAAATGAATCTTATCCTGCACTTTTACCAAACAATATTTTGCAAATATTGATAATACTGATTTCTATTGGTCTTATGTATGGCCTTTATTATATAGTTCATAACACTAAAATAGGCATAGCTATGAGGGCAGTTTCATATAATGTGAATACTGCGAGATTAATGGGTATTAATCCAGATGTTGTTATATCTTTTACTTTTGCAATAGGGTCTTTTTTAGCAGGTGCTGCTGGGGTTCTTGTGGGTACCTATTATAGAGCTGTTGATCCTTTTATGGGTATGATGTTTGGGTTGAAGGCTTTTATTGCAGCAGTATTAGGTGGAATAGGAAGTATTCCCGGTGCTATGGTTGGGGGTCTTATTCTTGG comes from the Calditerrivibrio sp. genome and includes:
- a CDS encoding branched-chain amino acid ABC transporter permease — encoded protein: MLSSLYQQILNGITVGSIYSLVALGYTMVYGIIKLINFAHGDIFMVGAFIGLVLSLKFGANFILVIFFAMVLTSFLGVLVEKIAYNPLRNRNSARISALISAIGVSIFISNLVVLINGPQNESYPALLPNNILQILIILISIGLMYGLYYIVHNTKIGIAMRAVSYNVNTARLMGINPDVVISFTFAIGSFLAGAAGVLVGTYYRAVDPFMGMMFGLKAFIAAVLGGIGSIPGAMVGGLILGLTEVLGVAFISSSFRDAIAFGILIIILIVKPSGLFGKKTKEKV
- a CDS encoding YHS domain-containing protein encodes the protein MVKFLLFIVLAYVAYKLFTRSNKNEVEVKDTSKNETPVELVKDPTCGTFVEKTSNIKVKYYDNLYYFCSEDCRQKFIEKMKQEG
- a CDS encoding ABC transporter substrate-binding protein translates to MKKVVLSGVVAAMLGLSSVAFAAGELSLGIQGPETGNLATYGQKTLAGAKLAVDEINAAGGINGKTLKLINYDSRGDKAESANIIQRFINKDKVCGVIGEPTSGATFVIGPIANKASLPVISAGATADGVVEGKPFVFRNTLLDSDGAPATLKYLMDSKKWKNFVLITSVNNDYSVSMSKIFTNAAKKFGANIVGEQKVSDGDKDFSAQVTAIKNLKFDAILYTGYYPEAALLLLELRKQGINAPIVGGDGLLSPDLWKVAKDAALGSIIYAGFSPEAKAKKVQEFVEKMKSRGEADMFSAQGYDAVYLFAEAMKKAKVTNCEDVKQRTAIKDALAKMPEFDGVSGKMKFDKEGNAIKKPFIQEVAKRANGEYYLKLLNE
- the fsa gene encoding fructose-6-phosphate aldolase, producing the protein MQIFLDTANLEEIRKGVELGVIDGVTTNPSLVAKEKKDFKILVKEICDLVKAPVSAEVISLDCEGMVKEAVELVGISEHVVIKIPFTAEGLRATQILFEKNIKVNMTLIFSLNQALLACKAGARYISPFVGRLDDIGHNGFGLAIDCQNMIDSYGFGCEVIAASIRHPNHVVTAIQHGIDIVTIPYPILEQMMKHPLTDIGIEKFLSDWKKTSI
- a CDS encoding XRE family transcriptional regulator, with translation MSIGKKIVELRLKKNLTLRQLSKISGCSLGFLSQVERDLVSPTVSSLKKIADALDVNMMYFFETPSKNQRIIVKKGDRNRMTNPKSKVIYELLRPQFSDSELQALYMILEPGAFSGKEQHSHTGEEFAYVMKGKLEIVVDGEHFILEEGDSAVYKSTVPHSWKNAHDGITEVLWVNYPPSF